The Helicoverpa armigera isolate CAAS_96S chromosome 25, ASM3070526v1, whole genome shotgun sequence genome has a window encoding:
- the LOC110377418 gene encoding large ribosomal subunit protein mL39, with translation MRRQILCFSTKITQNNCFKTSPLIRFLSTQEAIDRRYHLFTLEKKRQAEKIGRIEKIEVQYKGIPNDCTLVMNKGISTPYDCARHLSEWHVDTSALALLDGTVYWDMHRPLEENCTLELQNFTVPEPQQVNRAFWRTCSYMLGACAAVAFKDTVPVKLHSFPGPDIRSGSFIYDVDLPTLGDWSPSHQELVTLGAEYVKLIQKNEPLDRLEVSEELALEMFVDNEHKTKQIPSIARNNGKVTLYKVGKHVDISKGPMISHTGQIGRVSVVSVHKLNGSTNSDLKQLYRFQGVALPTGVIINHFAFSILTERAKKLNTAKSPISKVTEPEESESIAMKA, from the exons atgaggcgccaaatattatgtttttcgaCAAAAATCACGCAGAATAATTGCTTTAAGACTTCACCATTAATAA GATTTCTGAGTACCCAAGAGGCTATAGACCGTCGTTACCATCTTTTTACGTTGGAGAAGAAAAGGCAGGCTGAGAAAATTGGCAGAATTGAGAAAATCGAAGTTCAGTACAAAGGCATACCAAATGATTGCACTCTGGTTATGAATAAAGGAATATCAACGCCTTACGACTGTGCTAGAC ATTTAAGTGAATGGCATGTGGACACCAGTGCACTGGCTCTGCTCGATGGCACAGTATACTGGGACATGCACAGACCACTTGAAGAAAACTGCACATTGGAA CTCCAAAACTTCACAGTGCCTGAGCCGCAGCAGGTGAACAGAGCGTTCTGGAGGACGTGCTCGTACATGCTCGGCGCGTGCGCGGCCGTCGCGTTTAAGGATACCGTGCCCGTCAAGCTACACAGTTTTCCTGGACCTGATA TCCGCAGCGGTTCCTTCATATACGACGTGGACCTCCCAACCCTGGGAGACTGGTCCCCCTCCCACCAGGAGCTGGTGACACTAGGAGCGGAGTACGTCAAGTTGATCCAAAAGAATGAACCCCTGGATCGGCTGGAAGTCAGCGAGGAGTTAGCCCTGGAGATGTTTGTGGATAACGAGCATAAGACTAAGCAGATACCTAGTATTGCTAGGAATaatg gTAAAGTGACGTTGTACAAAGTGGGAAAGCACGTGGACATCTCGAAGGGTCCCATGATCAGCCACACGGGACAGATTGGAAGGGTGTCCGTCGTCTCGGTACATAAGTTGAATG GCTCAACAAACAGTGACTTGAAACAGCTGTACCGCTTCCAAGGTGTGGCTCTGCCAACAGGAGTCATCATCAACCACTTTGCCTTCTCCATACTCACGGAAAGAGCTAAGAAACTG AATACAGCCAAATCTCCAATCTCCAAAGTGACCGAGCCTGAAGAGTCTGAAAGCATAGCGATGAAGGCGTGA
- the LOC110377429 gene encoding EKC/KEOPS complex subunit TP53RK, with protein MSSDSVNMGDNNLKLLKQGAEAKLFICNYLGRPTLIKERFKKNYRHSDLDEIITKDRMKNEARSIVRCKAAFVRTPALYLVDFHRRRIYMEYIEKSVTVKDFIINHVKEEAHKKQLNIVAELIGQTVRKLHGFNIIHGDLTTSNMLLVPKAETEDPQWFFGELDLVMIDFGLSYIGSSGEDKGVDLYVLERAIISTHNDYPKLFGVIFEAYKNQCKRNIGETLNKFEEVRARGRKRTMVG; from the coding sequence ATGTCGTCTGATTCTGTCAACATGGGcgacaataatttaaaattactgaAACAAGGCGCAGAAGCCAAGCTATTCATTTGTAACTATCTGGGAAGACCAACATTGATCAAAGAAAGATTCAAGAAAAACTATCGCCACAGTGATTTGGACGAAATAATAACCAAAGATCGGATGAAGAACGAGGCGCGTTCCATAGTCCGTTGTAAAGCTGCGTTTGTCAGAACTCCAGCATTATATTTAGTTGACTTCCATAGACGACGAATTTATATGGAGTACATAGAGAAAAGTGTGACCGTAaaggattttataattaatcatgTAAAAGAAGAAgcacataaaaaacaattaaatatagtTGCTGAATTGATTGGGCAGACTGTGAGGAAATTACATGGCTTCAATATAATTCACGGGGATTTGACAACATCTAATATGCTCTTGGTTCCTAAGGCCGAAACTGAAGACCCTCAATGGTTCTTCGGAGAGCTAGACTTAGTAATGATAGATTTTGGTCTGTCATACATTGGATCAAGTGGAGAAGATAAAGGAGTAGACTTATATGTATTAGAAAGAGCGATTATAAGTACACATAATGACTACCCTAAATTATTTGGCGTAATATTTGAAGCGTATAAGAATCAATGCAAGAGAAACATTGGAGAAACTTTGAATAAGTTCGAAGAAGTACGAGCGAGAGGGAGAAAACGAACGATGGTTGGATAG